The DNA region GCACGTTCGCGTCGAGCAGGTCGGCGACTTCGGGGTCGGTGAGATCGACGATGCCGCCGGTCGTGTGTTTGCCGCCGCCCTCGACGAGCATCAGGTCGGCGTCCGCCGAGAGCACGTCGAAGTACTCGCGGACGATCTCGGCGAGGTCCTCGCCGCTCTCCTGGCCGCGGACGGCGCCCTGCACGAACGTCGGCGAGTAGACGATGGGCTCCATCTCGTGCATCTCGGCGTCGGTGTCGAGCAGTTCGCGCGCGAGCATCGGGTCCTCGTCGAGCGTCTTGCCCACGTTGCTCTGCAGGCGCGTCCCCTTCGGCTTCATGTAGCCGACCGAGAGGCCGCGGTCCTGCGCGAGCAGGCCGAGCGCGAGCGTCACCGCCGTCTTTCCGGTACTGTCCTGCGTCGAGGTCACCAGTAGGGTTTCAGTCATGAGTGTGTGAGGGTTTCGTGGTCGCTTATAGTTGGTCCGGGTCGATGGTCAGCCGCACGTCGACCGCCTGTACGCCGGTCTCGTCGCCCTCTTTCGGGAGCGCGACGAGCGGGTTGATGTCGAGTTCGAGGATGGCCGGGAAATCGGCCACCAACTGCGAGAGCCGCTGGATGGTCTCGACGATGGCGTCGCGGTCGACCGGGTCGCGGCCGCGCGCGCCGCGGAGCAGCGGCGCGGTCTGAATCTCGTCGGTCATCTCCTGTGCTTCGCTCTCGGAGACGGGCGCGACGCGGAACGTCGTGTCCTCCAGAATCTCGACGAAGATGCCGCCGAGACCGAACATCAGCAGCGGCCCGAACTGCGGGTCGCGGTTCATGCCGACGATGGTCTCGACGCCGTCGTCAAGGTCCACCATCTCCTGGACCTGGACGCCGAGAATCGTCGCGTCCGGCTGGTAGTTTCGCGCCCGCGTCACGAGGTCCTCGTAGGCGTCGTACACCGCCTCGTTCTCGACGCCGACTTTGACGCCGCCGATGTCGGATTTGTGGAGAATGTCGGGGCTGACGATCTTCATCACGACGTCGCCGTCGATATCGCGGGCAGCGGTGACAGCGTCGGCGGGGTCGTCGACGATGTCGCCCGCGGGCGTCGGGATGCCGTAGGCGTCCAAGAGGCTCATCGCCTCGACGCCGATTCGGGTGTCGCCGCGGTCGGCCGCTTCTTGGAGAATCGACCGGACGTGCTCGCGGTCGACGTCGAACTCGACGGGTTCGTCGTACTCGCGGCGCTGGATGTCGCGGTACTCGCCGAGAGCGTCGAGGCTCTCGACGGCGCGGGCGGGGTCGAAGTAGTTCGGGATGCCCGCCTCGCGCAGGACGCCTTCGGCGGCGTCGACGCGCTCGCCGCCCATGAAACAGGCGGCGACCGGTTTCTCGTGTTTCTCGCGGAGTTCGACAGTCGCCTCGGCGAGTTCGCCGTAGTCGAGTACTGCGGTGGGTGCCGAGAGAACGAGCGCACAGCCGACGTTCTCGTCGGCGAGCGCGACGTCGAGCGCGCCGCGGAAGCGGTCGATGTCGGCGTCGCCGACCACGTCGACCGGATTGTAGATGTTACCCTCCTCGGGGAGTCTCTCG from Haloprofundus halobius includes:
- a CDS encoding acetate--CoA ligase family protein, producing the protein MGALSELFAPGRIAVVGATAREGSIGRAITQNLVDDYDGEVVPVNPNYDEVLGLSCVDSVGESDADLAVVVVPPQIAVDAVRQAGESGVENVVVITAGFGETGSEGAARERELREVAEEHDINLVGPNSLGIMSTPNGMNATFGPDNALEGGLSFMSQSGAFITAVLDWANDEGVGFKDVVSLGNKAVLDETDFVAEWGDDPDTDVVIGYLEGIEEGREFIDTAREVTQETPILLVKSGKTDAGAQAASSHTGTIAGSDRAYEAGLEQAGVLRASSPQELFDAAQMLANQPLPDEKSIAVITNAGGPGVMATDAVGESDLEMATFSDETLDAFGERLPEEGNIYNPVDVVGDADIDRFRGALDVALADENVGCALVLSAPTAVLDYGELAEATVELREKHEKPVAACFMGGERVDAAEGVLREAGIPNYFDPARAVESLDALGEYRDIQRREYDEPVEFDVDREHVRSILQEAADRGDTRIGVEAMSLLDAYGIPTPAGDIVDDPADAVTAARDIDGDVVMKIVSPDILHKSDIGGVKVGVENEAVYDAYEDLVTRARNYQPDATILGVQVQEMVDLDDGVETIVGMNRDPQFGPLLMFGLGGIFVEILEDTTFRVAPVSESEAQEMTDEIQTAPLLRGARGRDPVDRDAIVETIQRLSQLVADFPAILELDINPLVALPKEGDETGVQAVDVRLTIDPDQL